The genomic stretch TCGAGCCCCTTGAGCGCCAGGGCGATGCGCACCCGGAACGACGAAGTGGAGCGGTAGTAGGTGTAGAGATCCATGAGCCGCTCCTGTCAGCGTGCCGCCAGCACTTTGCCCCGGCACTCGCCGAAGCCGATGGAGGCATGACCGTCACGGGCGCAGCGGGCGCGCAGGATGATTTCGTCACCGTCCTCGAGGAACTTGCGCACTTCGCCGGTGGCCAGCTCGACCGGCTTCTTGCCGCCCTCGGTGATCTCCAGCAGGCTGCCGAACTGGCCGCTTTGCGGCCCCGACAAGGTGCCCGAACCGAACAGGTCACCGGCCTGCAGCTGGCAGCCGTTGACGCTGTGGTGGGCGACCATCTGCGCCACGGTCCAGTACATGTACTTCGTGTTGCTCAGGGTCAGGCGGTGGGCCGGCAGGTTCTGCTCGCGCATGGCTTCGGTGAGCAGCAGCACTTCCAGTTCGATGTCGAACGCGCCGCCGGCCTGGTCGCGGTTGTCCAGCAGGTACGGCAGGGGCTGCGGATCGCCTTGCGGGCGCGCCGGCTGCGCGGTGCGGAACGGCGCCAGCGCTTCGGCGGTCACCACCCACGGCGAGACGCTGGTGATGAAGCTCTTGGACAGGAACGGCCCCAGCGGCTGGTATTCCCAGGCCTGGATGTCACGGGCCGACCAGTCGTTGAGCAGGCAGAAACCGGCGATGTGCTCGGCGGCGTCGCCGATGGCGATCGGCTCGCCCATCTCGTTGCCCTGGCCGATCCAGATGCCCAGCTCCAGTTCGTAGTCCAGGCGCGCGCAGGGGCCGAAGGTCGGCTCGCTGGCGCCGGCCGGCAGGGTCTGCCCCTTGGGGCGGCGCACATCGGTGCCGGAGGCGCGGACGGTGGACGCCCGGCCGTGGTAGCCGATCGGCACGTGCTTGTAGTTGGGCAGCAGCGGGTTGTCCGGGCGGAACAGCTTGCCGACGTTCTGCGCGTGCTCGATGCCGACATAGAAATCGGTGTAGTCGCTGATCCGCGCCGGCAGGTGCATTTGGCAGTCGGTGGCCAGCGGCAGCAGCTTAGCGGCCGCAGCTTCGATCTTCGCCTGCAGGGCGCTGCCTTCGCTGAACAGCTCCAGCAGGCGTGCGCGCAGGGCGACCCGCGCCTCGCGGCCCAGGGCGAAGAACGCGTTCAACTGACCGCCGCGGGTGGCTTCGGCCGCCGCACGGGCGGCGCCTTCGAACAGGCCGGCGTCCAGCGCCGCCTCCAGGTCGAAAATGCGGTCGCCGATGGCCACGCCGCTGCGCGGGGCCGAACCGTCGGCGCTGAACACGCCCAGCGGCAGGTTCTGCAGCGGGAAGTCCGCGTGGCCGTTGGCCGAGGCGACCCAGCTGCGGGCGATGGAAGTCTGAGTCATGGGTTATCTCCGGGTCGGGTCGAACGTGACAGGCAGCGTAGCCCAGCAGGCGTCGTAATTGGATTGCAGTTGCGGACAGTCGAGGGCGAAACGGCTCGGTCGCAGCACCTGGCTGGTCTCGAACATGAACGCCATGGTGTTGTCGATTTTCGCGGGCTTGAGGTCAGCGTTGATGGCCTTGGTGCAGGTCTCGCCGTCCGGGCCGTGGGCGCTCATGCAGCTGTGCAGGGACGCGCCGCCGGGCACGAAGCCTTCGGCCTTGGCGTCGTACTCGCCCTGGATCAGGCCCATGAACTCGTTCATCAGGTTGCGGTGGAACCACGGCGGACGGAAGGTCTTCTCGGCCACCATCCAGCGCGGCGGGAAGATCACAAAGTCGAGGTTGGCCAGGCCGTGCACGCTGGTCGGCGAGGTCAGCACGGTGAAGATCGACGGATCCGGGTGATCGAAACTGACCGTGCCGATGGTGTTGAACCGGCGCAGGTCGTATTTGTACGGCACGTTGTTGCCGTGCCAGGCGACCACATCCAGCGGCGAGTGACCGAGCTCGGCGCCCCACAGCTGGCCGAGGAACTTCTGCACCAGGGTGGTCGGCTGCCGAAGGTGCTCGTAGGCGGCGACCGGGGTCAGGAAGTCACGGGGGTTGGCCAGGCCGTTGCTGCCGATCGGCCCCAGGTCCGGCAGGCGCAGCGGTGCGCCGTGGTTCTCGGCGACGTAGCCGCGGGCCTGGGCGTCCAGCAGTTCGACGCGGAACTTCAGGCCCCGCGGCAGCACGGCGATCTCCAGCGGCTCGACCTCCAGCACGCCCAGTTCGGTGGCGATGCGCAGGCGTCCCAGTTGCGGCACCAGCAGCAGCTCGCCGTCGGCATTGAAGAACACCCGCTCCATCGAACGGTTGGCGGCGTAGCTGTAGAGGCTGATCCCGGCCGGTTTTTCGGCGCCGGCGTTGGCGGCCATGCTCACCAGGCCGTCGATGAAATCGGTGGGGGCGGAGGGAATGTCCAGCGGGTTCCAGCGCAGGCGGTTGGGGGTGACCTCACCCAACGGGCCGCCGACCAGTTGCCGGTCCAGCTTGACGAACGCCGGGTGATTGGCCGACGGGTTGATCCGGTACATCCAGGTGCGCCGCGCTTCGCTGCGGGCCATGGTGAAGGCGGTGCCGGAAAACAGTTCGGCGTAGAGGCCGTAGGGGGCTTTCTGCGGGGAGTTCTGGCCGACAGGCAGTGCGCCGGGCAACGCTTCGCTGCTGAATTCGTTGCCGAAACCCGACTGGTACGCCAGGGCTGAATCGAGGTTCATGGAGCCTCCTGAACAGGGAGTCGGCATGGCCCGTGGCTCTGGATCAGAGGTGTTGGCACGCCGGGGTTGTTATTGTCGTAATTCGATTACGCATAACGTAATTTGCTCGCTATCCAGCGTCAAGCTATAAAGACGCCCATTCGATCCGGGACACGGCGGCACCATGGAAAAAACCAGCGACAGCAACGGCAAACAGAAAGTGCGCTCCGCCGAGGTCGGCACCGACATCCTCAAGGCGCTGGCCGAACTGTCGCCCGCCACGTCGCTGTCGCGCCTGGCCGAACACGTGCAGATGCCGGCGAGCAAGGTGCACCGCTACCTGCAGGCGTTGATCGCCACAGGGTTCGCCGAGCAGGACGCCGCCACCAACCACTACGGCCTGGGCCGCGAGGCGCTGCGCGTGGGCCTGGCCGCGCTCAACAGCATGGACGTGCTGAAGGTCGCCGCCCTGCCGCTGTCGGAACTGCGCGACGAACTCAACGAAACCTGCTTTCTGGCGGTCTGGGGCAACCAGGGCGCGACGGTGGTGCACATCGAGCCGGCGGTGCGGGCGGTGACGGTGGTGACGCAACTGGGCTCGGTGCTGCCGTTGCTCAGTTCCTCCACCGGCCTGGTGTTCAGCGCCTACCTGCCGCACCGCGAAACCGACGAACTGCGCGAGCGGGAAACCGCCGTCGATGAACATCCGCTGGCGGACGAGAAGGCCTATGCGGATCTTTGCGGTCAGATCCGCGCACGGGGCCTGCACCACGTGCACGGTTTGTTGATGCCGGGGGTGGACGCGTTGTCGGCGCCGGTGTTCAACGCGGTCGGCCAGATCGCCGCCGTGCTGACCATCGTCGGCCCGACCTCGCTGTTCCACGCCGACGAGAACGGCCCGGCGGCGCAGCGGCTGCTGGCGGCGGCCCGGGCCGTGAGTTGGCGGATGGGGTATCAGCCCGAAGGTCCGGTCACCTGAGAGGCCCCGTCCGCCCACAGCGCTCAGATGAGCGTGGTTCGGCTGGCGCTGTTTTCCGTGTCATCCAGAACGTCCTGGATCGCCTCCAGCACCCGCTCGTGCAGACGCGGCAGGCCGGCGGTCTCCGCCACCAGTTTTTCGATCTCTTTCACATCCCCAATCAGGTCGATGAAGTCCTTCTTGAGTGCGCTGAGCGCCGGCTTGCCGACCCCGGCCTTGCCCAGCGAGGCCAGTTCGATCAAAGCCGTCTTCAAGTGTTCCAGCGCCTTGGCCCGGTTGCCCTCCGAGTAAGCCTCGACACCTTGGACCAGGCTCTTGGTGAACAGGAACGCGCCCAATGCGATGCCGATGGGCGCACTGACGACACCGACGGCCCCGACGGCCGTCACCACGGCATCGAAGGCCAGCCTGCCGATGATCTCGTTCAGGCTTTCGGTCT from Pseudomonas ekonensis encodes the following:
- the hmgA gene encoding homogentisate 1,2-dioxygenase, whose protein sequence is MNLDSALAYQSGFGNEFSSEALPGALPVGQNSPQKAPYGLYAELFSGTAFTMARSEARRTWMYRINPSANHPAFVKLDRQLVGGPLGEVTPNRLRWNPLDIPSAPTDFIDGLVSMAANAGAEKPAGISLYSYAANRSMERVFFNADGELLLVPQLGRLRIATELGVLEVEPLEIAVLPRGLKFRVELLDAQARGYVAENHGAPLRLPDLGPIGSNGLANPRDFLTPVAAYEHLRQPTTLVQKFLGQLWGAELGHSPLDVVAWHGNNVPYKYDLRRFNTIGTVSFDHPDPSIFTVLTSPTSVHGLANLDFVIFPPRWMVAEKTFRPPWFHRNLMNEFMGLIQGEYDAKAEGFVPGGASLHSCMSAHGPDGETCTKAINADLKPAKIDNTMAFMFETSQVLRPSRFALDCPQLQSNYDACWATLPVTFDPTRR
- a CDS encoding IclR family transcriptional regulator, whose amino-acid sequence is MEKTSDSNGKQKVRSAEVGTDILKALAELSPATSLSRLAEHVQMPASKVHRYLQALIATGFAEQDAATNHYGLGREALRVGLAALNSMDVLKVAALPLSELRDELNETCFLAVWGNQGATVVHIEPAVRAVTVVTQLGSVLPLLSSSTGLVFSAYLPHRETDELRERETAVDEHPLADEKAYADLCGQIRARGLHHVHGLLMPGVDALSAPVFNAVGQIAAVLTIVGPTSLFHADENGPAAQRLLAAARAVSWRMGYQPEGPVT
- the fahA gene encoding fumarylacetoacetase — encoded protein: MTQTSIARSWVASANGHADFPLQNLPLGVFSADGSAPRSGVAIGDRIFDLEAALDAGLFEGAARAAAEATRGGQLNAFFALGREARVALRARLLELFSEGSALQAKIEAAAAKLLPLATDCQMHLPARISDYTDFYVGIEHAQNVGKLFRPDNPLLPNYKHVPIGYHGRASTVRASGTDVRRPKGQTLPAGASEPTFGPCARLDYELELGIWIGQGNEMGEPIAIGDAAEHIAGFCLLNDWSARDIQAWEYQPLGPFLSKSFITSVSPWVVTAEALAPFRTAQPARPQGDPQPLPYLLDNRDQAGGAFDIELEVLLLTEAMREQNLPAHRLTLSNTKYMYWTVAQMVAHHSVNGCQLQAGDLFGSGTLSGPQSGQFGSLLEITEGGKKPVELATGEVRKFLEDGDEIILRARCARDGHASIGFGECRGKVLAAR